The following are from one region of the Jatrophihabitans telluris genome:
- the fliN gene encoding flagellar motor switch protein FliN, translating to MIDTATIADVVAKAAAAASGTIPIADEMKIGKPITTTAGLMFEGVAVTARFTGSPGGEVLVAVEQAVADALLNSPLGALDVTAALAPSLTAAAESVGTVVLGPGQALEPVPAVDSLLEKPNAAIVPLSHGGKIRALVGIVLNEVADEGGNAAPSAPNYPTRDELRANRAAAPAAINRHGLEMLRDVAMDVTAQIGSTRMTVSELLSLSDGAVIELDRAAGAPADLLVNGHLIARGEVVVIDENFGLRITEIISGDDALSA from the coding sequence GTGATTGACACGGCCACGATCGCCGACGTGGTTGCCAAGGCCGCCGCCGCCGCCTCCGGCACCATCCCGATCGCCGACGAGATGAAGATCGGCAAGCCGATCACCACCACGGCCGGGCTGATGTTCGAGGGCGTCGCGGTCACCGCGCGCTTCACCGGCAGCCCGGGCGGGGAGGTCCTCGTCGCGGTCGAGCAGGCCGTCGCCGACGCGCTGCTCAATTCTCCGCTCGGCGCTCTCGACGTCACGGCAGCGCTGGCACCGTCGCTGACCGCCGCCGCCGAATCCGTCGGCACCGTCGTGCTCGGACCGGGGCAGGCTCTCGAGCCCGTCCCCGCCGTCGACTCCCTGCTCGAGAAGCCGAATGCGGCCATCGTGCCGCTGAGCCACGGTGGCAAGATCCGCGCGCTGGTCGGCATCGTTCTCAACGAGGTCGCCGACGAGGGTGGCAACGCCGCCCCGTCGGCCCCCAACTACCCCACTCGCGACGAATTGCGCGCCAACCGCGCCGCCGCCCCCGCCGCGATCAACCGGCACGGGCTGGAGATGCTGCGCGACGTCGCCATGGATGTGACGGCCCAGATCGGCAGCACCCGGATGACGGTCAGTGAGCTGCTGTCGCTGTCCGACGGCGCGGTCATCGAGCTGGACCGGGCCGCCGGTGCACCGGCCGACCTTCTGGTCAACGGACACCTGATCGCCCGCGGCGAGGTCGTCGTCATCGACGAGAACTTCGGGCTGCGAATCACCGAAATCATTTCCGGCGACGACGCCCTGTCGGCCTGA
- a CDS encoding flagellar motor switch protein FliM has product MTPNGSSPASSRLLRRSGGSGPEDATAYDFRRPSKLSREDNRALQLAFETFARRLTTQLTTGLRQVCQVNLVAIEQQTYEEYIGGLNQTTILAVLDLDPWPGTGILEFSVPTALACVDYLLGGPGGEQPTRPLTDIETPLLRGLIEQMLGVLTYALEPTELAPVLERIEYNPQFLQASSSTDIFVVGSFEMHIGNQTCLATLCMPLTTVMPRLNAKAEKPSTVAEREAAARHTARLRTAVSGAPIQVSVRFASIKLTPDQIVSLTPGDVLPLNHRVTTPLAVEAGGGTFAHALAGRSGSRLAGLVVATPKEK; this is encoded by the coding sequence GTGACACCCAACGGAAGTTCGCCGGCCAGCTCCCGGCTGCTGCGCCGCAGCGGCGGTTCGGGGCCTGAGGACGCGACCGCGTACGACTTCCGTCGTCCCTCCAAGCTCTCCCGCGAGGACAACCGGGCCCTGCAACTGGCGTTCGAGACCTTCGCCCGCAGGCTGACGACCCAGTTGACCACGGGCCTGCGTCAGGTCTGCCAGGTGAACCTGGTCGCCATCGAGCAGCAGACGTACGAGGAATACATAGGTGGTCTGAACCAGACCACGATCCTCGCGGTGCTGGACCTCGATCCGTGGCCGGGCACCGGGATCCTGGAGTTCTCGGTCCCCACCGCGCTGGCCTGTGTCGACTACCTGCTCGGCGGTCCCGGAGGCGAACAGCCGACCCGGCCGCTCACCGACATCGAGACACCGCTGCTGCGCGGCCTCATCGAGCAGATGCTCGGCGTGCTGACCTACGCCCTGGAACCGACCGAGCTCGCGCCCGTCCTGGAGCGCATCGAATACAACCCCCAGTTCCTGCAGGCCTCCTCCTCGACCGACATCTTCGTCGTCGGCTCCTTCGAGATGCACATCGGCAACCAGACCTGCCTGGCCACGCTCTGCATGCCTCTGACGACCGTGATGCCGCGGCTCAACGCCAAGGCCGAGAAGCCCAGCACGGTCGCCGAGCGGGAGGCTGCCGCCCGGCACACCGCCCGCCTCCGGACCGCGGTCTCCGGAGCCCCCATCCAGGTCTCGGTGCGCTTTGCCTCGATCAAGCTCACTCCGGACCAGATCGTCTCGCTCACCCCGGGCGACGTCCTTCCCCTCAACCATCGAGTCACCACCCCGCTGGCCGTCGAGGCCGGCGGGGGCACCTTTGCGCACGCACTTGCCGGACGTTCAGGCAGCCGCCTGGCCGGTCTCGTCGTCGCCACCCCCAAGGAGAAGTAA